A stretch of the Massilia varians genome encodes the following:
- a CDS encoding glycoside hydrolase family 2 protein: protein MKTLLAAFWIFIGALAGLPAVADELRPAFLLTGAQQRDGQDLSGQWTYSKDLYRTGLTDINGWVAKSRMQRYRDLDVAAIEARGGVDFFEFHLDRGPIINVPGAWNAAAPELRYYDGLIWFQRKFNAQALGGKRAFLRFEAVNYRAWVYLNGKEIGRHEGGFTPFVLEVTEALRSGQNRLVVGVDSSHDAQSIPTSITDWDLYGGITRPVRFITTPTTFIDDAMVQLRPDGRIAGEVRLQGPHAANQVVSVAIGALATARATTDAHGRARFELAAPRGLERWSPEKPTLYEVRFAAAGDAVRDRVGFRTIAVKGNQILLNGKPIWLRGISLHEEEFGPNPARNMTETASRALLHEIKHGLGANYVRLSHYPHSETTVRLADEMGLLVWSEIPVYWTVDWDNPAVLRKALAMQAETIYRDRNRASVIMWSVGNETPVSPSRTRFHSAMADNVRQLDPSRLVSAALLVKQDGDALAIDDPLVGKLDVLAVNIYAGWYGSDTLDAVAKLKWKVPADRPLILSEFGADALAGYRNDGMKKFTEEYQAEYYRQTLAMADAIPTLRGMSPWILKDFRSPRREHPVFQNGWNRKGIVSELGVRKQAFGVLADYYRGK from the coding sequence ATGAAAACACTTCTCGCAGCATTCTGGATCTTCATCGGCGCGCTCGCCGGCCTGCCGGCCGTGGCGGACGAGCTGCGGCCCGCGTTCCTGCTCACCGGCGCACAGCAGCGCGACGGCCAGGACCTGTCGGGCCAATGGACCTATTCGAAGGACCTGTACCGCACCGGCCTCACCGACATCAACGGCTGGGTGGCCAAGTCGCGCATGCAGCGCTACCGCGACCTCGACGTCGCCGCCATCGAGGCCAGGGGCGGAGTGGATTTCTTCGAGTTCCACCTCGACCGCGGCCCGATCATCAACGTGCCGGGCGCCTGGAACGCGGCGGCCCCGGAACTGCGCTACTACGATGGCCTGATCTGGTTCCAGCGCAAGTTCAACGCGCAGGCGCTTGGCGGCAAGCGCGCCTTCCTGCGCTTCGAGGCGGTCAACTACCGCGCCTGGGTCTACCTGAACGGCAAGGAAATCGGGCGCCACGAGGGCGGCTTCACGCCTTTCGTGCTGGAAGTGACCGAAGCCCTGCGCAGCGGCCAGAACCGCCTGGTGGTCGGCGTCGACTCGAGCCACGACGCCCAGTCGATCCCGACCTCCATCACCGACTGGGACCTGTACGGCGGCATCACCCGTCCCGTGCGTTTCATCACCACCCCGACGACTTTCATCGACGACGCCATGGTCCAGCTGCGCCCGGACGGCCGCATCGCAGGCGAAGTGCGCCTGCAGGGCCCGCATGCGGCGAACCAAGTGGTCAGCGTGGCGATCGGCGCGCTCGCCACCGCGCGCGCCACCACTGACGCCCATGGCCGCGCCAGGTTCGAGCTGGCCGCGCCCAGGGGCCTGGAGCGCTGGTCGCCCGAGAAGCCGACCCTGTACGAGGTGCGCTTTGCCGCCGCCGGCGACGCCGTGCGCGACCGTGTGGGTTTCCGCACCATCGCCGTCAAGGGCAACCAGATCCTCCTGAACGGCAAACCCATCTGGTTGCGTGGGATCTCGCTGCACGAGGAAGAGTTCGGGCCCAACCCGGCGCGCAACATGACGGAAACGGCCTCGCGCGCGCTGCTGCACGAGATCAAGCACGGCCTCGGCGCGAACTACGTGCGCCTCTCGCACTACCCGCATTCGGAAACCACGGTGCGCCTGGCCGACGAGATGGGCCTGCTGGTCTGGAGCGAGATACCGGTGTACTGGACGGTCGACTGGGACAACCCGGCCGTGCTGCGCAAGGCGCTCGCCATGCAGGCCGAGACCATCTACCGCGACCGTAACCGCGCCTCGGTGATCATGTGGAGCGTCGGGAACGAGACCCCGGTGTCGCCTTCGCGCACGCGCTTCCACAGCGCCATGGCGGACAACGTGCGCCAGCTCGATCCTTCCCGCCTGGTGAGCGCGGCCCTGCTGGTCAAGCAGGACGGCGACGCGCTGGCGATCGACGACCCGCTGGTCGGCAAGCTCGACGTGCTGGCGGTGAACATCTACGCCGGCTGGTACGGTTCCGACACGCTCGATGCGGTCGCCAAGCTCAAGTGGAAGGTGCCGGCGGACCGCCCGCTGATCCTGTCCGAGTTCGGCGCCGACGCGCTGGCCGGCTACCGCAATGACGGCATGAAGAAGTTCACCGAGGAGTACCAGGCCGAGTACTACCGCCAGACCCTGGCCATGGCCGATGCGATCCCGACCCTGCGCGGCATGTCGCCCTGGATCCTGAAGGACTTCCGTTCGCCGCGCCGCGAGCACCCGGTGTTCCAGAACGGCTGGAACCGCAAGGGCATCGTGTCCGAGCTTGGGGTACGCAAGCAGGCCTTCGGCGTGCTGGCCGATTACTACCGCGGCAAATAA
- the gudD gene encoding glucarate dehydratase gives MNSNISGAPVITAMRVVPVAGQDSMLMNLSGAHGPWFTRNVLVLLDSAGNTGLGEVPGGESIRQTLEDAGPLIIGKSLGDYNAVLNAMRTSFASRDAGGRGLQTFDLRTTIHAVTAVESAFLDLLGQFMNVPVAALLGEGQQRAAVPMLGYLFYVGDRTRTELPYRSEADADDAWFRLRNEAAMTPEAVVALAEAAQARYGFQDFKLKGGVLSGDAEMEAAVALHERFPQARVTLDPNGAWSLREAVRLCRDKHAVLAYAEDPCGAENGFSGREVMAEFRRATGLMTATNMVATDWRQMAHSIQLQSVDIPLADPHFWTMRGSVRVAQLCEMFGLTWGSHSNNHFDISLAMFTHVGAAAPGRVTAIDTHWIWQDGQRLTREPLRIEGGEVKVPRRPGLGIELDVDALEAAHQAYRNMGLGARDDAVAMQYLIPGWKFDNKRPCMLR, from the coding sequence ATGAATTCGAACATCAGCGGCGCCCCGGTCATTACCGCGATGCGGGTCGTCCCCGTCGCCGGCCAGGACAGCATGCTCATGAACCTGAGCGGCGCCCACGGCCCCTGGTTCACCCGCAACGTCTTGGTGCTGCTCGATAGCGCCGGCAACACCGGCCTGGGCGAAGTGCCGGGCGGCGAATCGATCCGCCAGACCCTGGAAGACGCGGGTCCGCTCATCATCGGCAAGTCGCTGGGCGACTACAACGCCGTCCTGAACGCCATGCGTACCAGCTTCGCCAGCCGCGACGCCGGCGGACGCGGCCTGCAGACGTTTGACTTGCGCACCACCATCCACGCGGTCACCGCGGTGGAGTCGGCCTTCCTCGACCTGCTGGGCCAGTTCATGAACGTGCCGGTCGCCGCCCTGCTGGGCGAGGGCCAGCAGCGCGCCGCGGTGCCGATGCTGGGCTACCTGTTCTATGTCGGCGACCGCACGCGCACCGAACTGCCCTACCGTAGCGAGGCGGACGCGGACGATGCCTGGTTCCGGCTGCGCAATGAAGCGGCCATGACGCCCGAGGCGGTGGTGGCCCTGGCCGAAGCGGCGCAGGCGCGCTACGGCTTCCAGGACTTCAAGCTCAAGGGTGGCGTTCTGTCCGGCGACGCCGAGATGGAAGCGGCCGTGGCCCTGCACGAGCGCTTCCCGCAGGCGCGCGTCACGCTCGACCCGAACGGCGCCTGGTCGCTGCGCGAGGCGGTGCGCCTGTGCCGCGACAAGCACGCGGTGCTGGCCTATGCCGAAGACCCCTGCGGCGCCGAGAACGGCTTCTCGGGCCGCGAGGTGATGGCCGAGTTCCGCCGCGCCACCGGATTGATGACGGCCACCAACATGGTCGCCACCGACTGGCGCCAGATGGCCCATTCGATCCAGCTGCAGTCGGTCGACATCCCGTTGGCCGACCCGCACTTCTGGACCATGCGGGGTTCGGTCCGGGTGGCCCAGCTGTGCGAGATGTTCGGCCTGACCTGGGGCTCGCACTCGAACAACCACTTCGACATCTCGCTGGCCATGTTCACCCACGTCGGCGCCGCGGCGCCGGGCCGGGTGACGGCGATCGACACCCACTGGATCTGGCAGGACGGCCAGCGCCTGACCAGGGAGCCGCTGCGCATCGAAGGGGGAGAGGTCAAGGTGCCGCGGCGTCCGGGCCTGGGCATCGAGCTGGACGTCGATGCGCTGGAGGCGGCGCACCAGGCCTACAGGAACATGGGCCTGGGCGCGCGCGACGACGCGGTGGCGATGCAGTACCTGATTCCGGGCTGGAAGTTCGACAACAAGCGGCCTTGCATGCTGCGTTGA
- a CDS encoding sialate O-acetylesterase translates to MNSLHARAAGLAAFALLALPAWAEVRLPGILSDHMVLQRAAWVPVWGWAAPNETVSVRFGNQALSTVADSEGRWRLHLDLSQAPPTPGVLSVRGTSKEIVVQDVLVGEVWLASGQSNMEKPFGDKKGQLPTFGSEEALAGAEQPDIRLFKVARRKAAQPGEDVGGAWVRSTPAALLATQFSAAAYSFGRRLRQELGTPVGLIDATWGGTRIESWTPSDLLGQVNLPPAVKDKPASLYNGMIAGLAPFRLKGALWYQGESNILHTDDGPAYTAKMEALIGGWRRAFGAKLPFYYVQLAPHLYSVLRADQGVGGPESLPRLREAQAGALRIAHTGMIVTTDLADDLRDIHPRDKQSVGLRLASLALARTYERPGIEADGPSYRAIRFAGSQAILAFDHAQGLAARDGKPLDWFEIAGSDGRYHPATATIRGSEVLVGSPLVNEPTSVRFGWHEAATPNLVNGAGLPAVPFRSEHPIPKNPPSL, encoded by the coding sequence ATGAACTCCCTTCATGCCCGCGCGGCCGGCCTGGCCGCGTTCGCGCTGCTGGCGCTCCCCGCCTGGGCCGAGGTGCGCCTGCCCGGCATCCTGTCCGACCACATGGTGCTGCAGCGCGCGGCCTGGGTGCCGGTCTGGGGCTGGGCGGCGCCCAACGAGACGGTCTCGGTGCGCTTCGGGAACCAGGCGCTGAGCACGGTCGCGGACAGCGAGGGGCGCTGGCGCCTCCACCTCGACCTGAGCCAGGCGCCGCCGACGCCGGGCGTGCTGTCGGTGCGCGGCACCAGCAAGGAGATCGTCGTCCAGGACGTGCTGGTCGGCGAAGTATGGCTGGCCTCGGGCCAGTCGAACATGGAGAAGCCCTTCGGCGACAAGAAGGGCCAGCTGCCCACCTTCGGCTCGGAGGAAGCGCTTGCCGGCGCCGAGCAGCCCGACATTCGCCTGTTCAAGGTGGCCAGGCGCAAGGCCGCGCAGCCGGGCGAGGACGTCGGCGGGGCCTGGGTGCGCAGCACGCCTGCCGCCCTCCTTGCCACCCAGTTCTCGGCGGCCGCCTACAGCTTCGGGCGGCGTCTGCGGCAGGAACTGGGAACGCCGGTCGGCCTGATCGACGCCACCTGGGGCGGCACCCGCATCGAATCGTGGACGCCATCCGACCTGCTCGGGCAAGTGAACCTGCCGCCCGCGGTCAAGGACAAGCCGGCCTCGCTGTACAACGGCATGATCGCCGGCCTGGCGCCCTTCAGACTCAAGGGCGCGCTGTGGTACCAGGGCGAATCGAACATCCTGCATACCGACGACGGTCCCGCCTACACGGCAAAGATGGAAGCCTTGATCGGCGGCTGGCGCCGCGCCTTCGGGGCGAAGCTGCCCTTCTACTACGTGCAGCTGGCGCCGCACCTGTATTCGGTGCTGCGCGCGGACCAGGGCGTCGGGGGGCCGGAGTCCCTGCCGCGCCTGCGCGAAGCCCAGGCAGGCGCGCTGCGCATCGCGCATACGGGCATGATCGTCACCACCGACCTGGCCGACGACCTGCGCGACATCCATCCGCGCGACAAGCAGAGCGTCGGGCTGCGCCTGGCCAGCCTGGCACTGGCACGCACCTATGAGCGCCCCGGTATCGAAGCCGACGGACCAAGCTACCGCGCGATCCGCTTCGCCGGCAGCCAGGCGATCCTCGCTTTCGACCATGCGCAGGGGCTGGCCGCGCGCGACGGCAAGCCGCTGGACTGGTTCGAGATCGCCGGCAGCGATGGCCGCTACCATCCGGCGACGGCCACGATCCGGGGCAGCGAGGTGCTGGTCGGCAGTCCGCTCGTGAACGAACCGACCTCGGTGCGTTTCGGCTGGCACGAGGCGGCCACGCCCAACCTGGTCAATGGGGCCGGGCTGCCCGCCGTCCCCTTCCGTTCGGAACACCCGATTCCGAAGAATCCGCCGTCCTTGTGA
- a CDS encoding NAD-dependent epimerase/dehydratase family protein → MSKPFKRILFTGAGGNLGRRLRERLHAFADIVRLADVADIGPAGPNEEVVQCDLADREQVMRMCEGVDAILHFGGVSTEVEFAPIMQANILGMVNLYEAVHKLGIRRVVFASSNHTMGMYPTSERVDAGMLPRADGYYGLSKVWGENLSRYYWDRFGIETVCLRIGFCFPEPATHRQMVTWLSLDDLVELLRRSLVTPRVGHTIAFGVSSNPGSWWDARHSRHLAFVAKDSSAQFQDKLPLEVAYPPADDLTTYLQGGPFLNIGPKYPA, encoded by the coding sequence ATGAGCAAACCATTCAAACGCATCCTCTTCACCGGCGCCGGCGGCAACCTAGGCCGTCGCCTGCGCGAACGCCTGCATGCATTCGCCGACATCGTGCGCCTGGCCGACGTGGCCGACATCGGTCCAGCCGGCCCGAACGAGGAAGTGGTGCAGTGCGACCTGGCCGACCGCGAGCAGGTGATGCGCATGTGCGAAGGCGTGGACGCGATCCTGCACTTCGGCGGCGTCTCGACCGAAGTCGAATTCGCGCCGATCATGCAGGCCAACATCCTCGGCATGGTCAACCTGTACGAAGCCGTGCACAAGCTGGGCATTCGGCGCGTGGTCTTCGCCAGCAGCAACCACACGATGGGCATGTACCCGACCAGCGAGCGGGTCGACGCCGGCATGCTGCCGCGCGCCGACGGCTACTACGGCCTGTCCAAGGTCTGGGGCGAGAACCTGTCGCGCTACTACTGGGACCGTTTCGGCATCGAGACCGTGTGCCTGCGCATCGGCTTCTGCTTCCCGGAGCCCGCCACCCACCGCCAGATGGTCACCTGGCTCAGCCTGGACGACCTGGTCGAACTGCTGCGCCGCTCCCTGGTGACGCCGCGCGTCGGCCACACCATCGCCTTCGGCGTTTCAAGCAACCCGGGCAGCTGGTGGGACGCGCGCCATTCGCGCCACCTGGCCTTCGTCGCCAAGGACAGCTCGGCGCAATTCCAGGACAAGCTGCCCCTTGAAGTCGCGTATCCGCCGGCGGACGATCTCACCACCTACCTGCAGGGCGGTCCCTTCCTGAACATCGGACCGAAGTACCCCGCATGA
- a CDS encoding glycoside hydrolase family 2 protein — MFRFAPPSLCAFALAAFCAAAPAHAARAAYDFNPGWKLMVGDPAGASGVGFDDKAWKPVTLPRAWNEDDAFAKDIVDHSTGIAWYRKRFSIKDLKPGQKVFLEFEGARQAAEVFVNGRRIGLHENGVTAFGFEIGAALVKGENLIAVRTDNRWDYKEQASGQRYQWADRNFNANYGGLPKNVRLHVTGPLYQTLPLYSNLGTTGVYVYARDFDIAGRTATIAAESEVRNDGGQARSFTYEVEVRDKDGKTVARFAAPAQTLAPGATTVARASARVKNLHFWSWGYGYLYDVVTILKVDGKPLDRVTTRTGFRKTEFGRGMIKLNERVLQMKGYAQRTSNEWPAIGLSVPSWLSDYSNGLALESNANLIRWMHIAPWKQDVESLDRIGLMQAMPAGDSEKDVDGRRWGQRVETMRDAIVYYRNNPSILFYESGNKGVSAEHMAEMKALRDRYDPHGGRAAGSREMLSSALQQVSEYGGEMLYINKSARMPMWAMEYARDEGARKFWDELSPPFHKNGDGPPHKGQPAPGYNHNQDSFAIEAVRRWYDYWRERPGTGTRVSSGGVNIIFSDSNTHHRGAENYRRSGEVDAMRIPKDAFYAHQVMWDGWVDVERPRAHIVGHWNYTPGTVKPVHVISSAETVKLTLNGREVGSARQSERFLFTFDKVSWEEGELKAVGYDAKGRQVCATSIVTAGKPVALRLKRIASPHALRADGADLALVEVEAVDAKGRRNPVALGTVHFDLDGPAEWRGGIAQGPGNHVLARSLPVEGGVNRVLVRSSTQPGQITLRARADGLAPATLRFASTAVQVEGGLAALPAPPPLRLDRGPTPATASFTVSRIAVPVASAQAASNAEQAARSFDDDEATGWTSKAGEAAEITYQLARPALLREVTLKLAGWRERSYPLRVFVDGVEVWRGTTPKSLGYVTLPFEAQRGSRVRIALDGQASDAGAIQLTEVADQANTDTGAQRVARSLLSIVEAEFYEFPES, encoded by the coding sequence ATGTTCCGTTTCGCTCCGCCGAGCCTGTGCGCTTTCGCGCTGGCCGCGTTCTGCGCTGCCGCCCCGGCCCACGCCGCCCGCGCCGCATACGATTTCAACCCCGGCTGGAAACTGATGGTCGGCGACCCCGCGGGCGCGTCCGGGGTCGGGTTCGACGACAAGGCCTGGAAACCCGTGACCCTGCCGCGCGCCTGGAACGAGGACGACGCCTTTGCCAAGGACATCGTCGACCATTCAACGGGCATCGCCTGGTACCGTAAGCGCTTCAGCATCAAGGACCTCAAGCCGGGCCAGAAGGTCTTCCTCGAATTCGAAGGCGCGCGCCAGGCGGCGGAAGTGTTCGTCAACGGCCGCCGCATCGGCCTGCACGAGAACGGCGTCACCGCCTTCGGCTTCGAGATCGGGGCCGCACTGGTCAAGGGCGAGAACCTGATCGCGGTGCGCACCGACAACCGCTGGGACTACAAGGAGCAGGCTAGCGGCCAGCGCTACCAGTGGGCCGACCGCAATTTCAACGCCAACTACGGCGGCCTGCCGAAGAACGTGCGCCTGCACGTGACCGGGCCGCTGTACCAGACCCTGCCCCTGTATTCGAACCTGGGCACCACCGGGGTCTACGTGTATGCGCGCGACTTCGACATCGCGGGACGCACGGCGACGATTGCCGCCGAATCCGAGGTACGCAACGACGGCGGGCAAGCGCGCAGCTTTACCTACGAGGTCGAAGTACGCGACAAGGACGGCAAGACCGTGGCGCGCTTCGCCGCGCCGGCCCAGACCCTGGCGCCCGGCGCCACCACGGTCGCCAGGGCCAGCGCGCGGGTAAAGAACCTGCACTTCTGGAGCTGGGGCTACGGCTACCTGTACGACGTGGTCACAATCCTGAAGGTCGACGGCAAGCCGCTCGACCGCGTCACCACGCGCACGGGTTTTCGCAAGACCGAGTTCGGCCGGGGCATGATCAAGCTGAACGAGCGCGTGCTGCAGATGAAGGGTTATGCCCAGCGCACCTCGAACGAATGGCCGGCGATCGGCTTGTCGGTCCCGAGTTGGTTGAGCGACTACAGCAATGGCCTGGCGCTCGAGAGCAACGCCAACCTGATCCGCTGGATGCACATCGCGCCGTGGAAGCAGGACGTCGAGTCGCTCGACCGCATCGGCCTGATGCAGGCCATGCCCGCCGGCGACTCGGAGAAGGATGTCGACGGGCGCCGCTGGGGCCAGCGCGTGGAAACGATGCGCGACGCCATCGTCTACTACCGCAACAACCCGAGCATCCTGTTCTACGAGTCCGGCAACAAGGGCGTGAGCGCCGAACACATGGCGGAGATGAAAGCACTGCGCGACCGCTACGACCCGCATGGCGGGCGCGCAGCCGGCAGCCGCGAGATGCTGAGCAGCGCGCTGCAGCAGGTGTCCGAGTACGGCGGCGAGATGTTGTACATCAATAAGAGCGCGCGCATGCCGATGTGGGCCATGGAGTACGCGCGCGACGAGGGTGCGCGCAAGTTCTGGGACGAGCTCAGTCCGCCTTTCCACAAGAACGGCGACGGCCCGCCGCACAAGGGCCAGCCGGCGCCCGGGTACAACCACAACCAGGACAGCTTCGCGATCGAGGCCGTGCGCCGCTGGTACGACTACTGGCGCGAGCGCCCGGGCACCGGAACGCGGGTCTCGAGCGGCGGCGTCAACATCATCTTCTCGGACAGTAATACCCACCACCGCGGCGCCGAGAACTACCGCCGCAGCGGCGAGGTCGACGCCATGCGCATCCCCAAGGATGCCTTCTACGCCCACCAGGTGATGTGGGACGGCTGGGTCGACGTCGAGCGCCCGCGCGCCCACATCGTCGGCCACTGGAACTACACGCCCGGCACGGTCAAGCCGGTGCACGTGATCTCGAGCGCCGAGACGGTCAAGCTGACCCTGAACGGCAGGGAGGTCGGCAGCGCACGCCAAAGCGAGCGCTTCCTGTTCACGTTCGACAAGGTGAGCTGGGAAGAGGGCGAGCTGAAGGCGGTTGGCTACGACGCCAAGGGCAGGCAGGTCTGCGCGACCAGCATCGTCACCGCCGGCAAGCCGGTGGCGCTGCGCCTGAAGCGCATCGCGTCGCCGCACGCGCTGCGCGCCGACGGCGCCGACCTGGCGCTGGTCGAGGTCGAGGCGGTCGATGCGAAGGGCCGCCGCAACCCGGTCGCGCTGGGCACCGTGCACTTCGACCTGGACGGCCCGGCCGAGTGGCGCGGCGGTATCGCGCAGGGGCCCGGCAACCACGTGCTGGCGCGTTCGCTGCCGGTCGAGGGCGGCGTCAACCGTGTCCTGGTGCGCAGCAGCACCCAGCCGGGTCAAATCACCCTGCGTGCCCGCGCCGATGGCCTGGCGCCGGCGACGCTGCGCTTCGCGTCAACGGCGGTGCAGGTCGAGGGCGGCCTGGCGGCGCTGCCGGCGCCGCCGCCGTTGCGCCTGGACCGCGGCCCGACCCCGGCTACGGCGTCCTTCACGGTCTCGCGCATCGCGGTGCCGGTGGCCTCGGCGCAGGCGGCCAGCAACGCCGAACAGGCCGCGCGATCCTTCGACGACGATGAAGCCACCGGCTGGACCAGCAAGGCCGGCGAAGCGGCGGAGATCACCTACCAGTTGGCGCGCCCGGCGCTGCTGCGCGAAGTGACGCTCAAGCTGGCCGGCTGGCGCGAACGCAGCTATCCGCTGCGCGTGTTCGTGGACGGCGTCGAGGTCTGGCGCGGCACCACGCCGAAGAGCCTCGGCTACGTCACGCTGCCATTCGAGGCGCAGCGCGGCAGCCGGGTACGGATCGCGCTAGATGGCCAGGCGAGTGATGCCGGTGCGATCCAGCTGACCGAGGTGGCGGACCAGGCCAATACCGACACCGGCGCCCAGCGCGTCGCGCGCTCGCTGCTGTCGATCGTCGAAGCCGAGTTCTACGAGTTTCCGGAATCCTGA